One Sphingobacteriales bacterium DNA segment encodes these proteins:
- a CDS encoding gliding motility-associated C-terminal domain-containing protein, whose amino-acid sequence MTCQYTYNIKLPKKDFILLAIWLLSGWCFYTHAGCGNTVALLCSQTLTNQSTLTETNAANSFDCYTDGFGNLIPLPGKDRFYAISVETDAAILRIGLTNVTDNDPYLVVFLVGVVCSNSICDAVIGDWAAFNIANGTFTDTNLPVTDFNVPTGGGTYYLVIDSEGDGVTQYDISTDCFASGIEFDTDGLTDSGTPCAGATGNGYTTLWNNNDLYCPSPGQSGQLCYDVYIENSGWEWVKYFDVQVGNCWQNLSSFYPDGINTGFYNTGDWDAYFDDVTQTIHWEYTRLDNPAHGDGNDGDYDCYKYTFCFTGDIDLACTNPEDLDIVITITDDGIGLSGSTKASSIPIYTNVGFSPQVNINPPEPNLLQICQNQTFTFNAIAAGASGIYTLYEWKGILTPNLSNTNSLTTTLNTTGLQPGTYPLLLEVTDQTGCVGSHTIDVVVHPLPTAPLVLPMTLCFGQALPDLSATGSGAGYTLVWYAQNPDLNPTTLPIGTGNNLPPLQYNAWVNTTVPGIYTIWVNQTNPQNCASLATALQITVQPQTMPPIPVPVFVCQNSPLPNLITTGIGQPIWYATNPDIDPLALPIGFGNPLQASNYSSYVNTGLPGSYSLWATLSENNCPSIAAELIISVLAPAVAPFTQNPAAICAGQSLPNLSATVNNGGSITWYATNPTLDPTSPVIGNGSTLFSADYATFVNNGNAPGNYTFWVVEMVNGCASQAAEVVVSILPTPALTVFQPATICAGQVLPSLSATSIDSIYWYNQDPDSNPGAILLGLGSILPGTNLSGLIADNTIPGIYTVWVQATNGSCNSLAQSITITIEAIPLLDPIPDLTLCALSTDLANIGLTGQNLGLANVSYHYDNSGQPGAQLTGSIVNTSGSYWVVVSLGNCTDVQLVNIILNTPEIANFTLPVAAACTTDPTFLPIFDPQTTTSGIFSATPSGLAFDNLSGLIVPANSVSGNYTLTYTTSGTCVATFSQNISIQNQIIANFTLSANDYCLGSNNAPPFVNSIANPGGNFSISGSATIDSLGQIDTASLIAPNTYTITYTTNGNCPDTATQTLTTYIAPNAGQAPATLPLCNGNNAIQILADLLINEDSNGLWSETSATPSQNNAFNAINGSFNALGQLPGIYTFNYMFTDPLGLCNTASTTATIEVFAPDTAQLLNNVQVCNAPVGIGCELNIADLISNGNSNGTWTDIDNSGAIFNAGIWNFNGVSPGNYTFSYTLPNAAPCSDMVYFVEVLVENCLCPPLAISAVPDICNTQTLNLSTYQLTPELGTWTIINAPLGNNPHFLPDGITIDANNADPGMYEISFTLQNPLSGCPADTIITITIFEQPTADFLLPTSLCLNAPPIDLISSLTANSTSGGSFTINGISTNALNANNWGTGSINVEYVVSNGVCSANFNQNIIINPLPDPAWLPTNPTICAEAAPIDLNSLLLPNATPGGTWTINGNLATQFNAAALGQGNFDVTYTAQSNNCDSSQTHILTVLPLPPVGMALSDTLVCTNQQITINYTEPVLPGMDFVWTIEGGNPSELNSPGPHTISWPTAGTYSVTLVAALNGCAANPITNLVTVIEPLVTPEPFCLSSTINSITFGWNEVIGNTGYLINWAGGSEILPPTELNWTINNLQPNESATITIMALGNAPCGNSLTSAAVNCVTNGCPPVNLQTNLNETVLCADAEPVAVIVYPEGGDLFGAGVIDGQFYPEIVGEGQYILLYKYTDINSACSYDTSFTLTVLPLPNANFGTNATWFCLGDTLKINPNGVSPSDALLYWDLDGLAPDFSGWNIPGTVLTKTGNFALNLTVEKDGCFAFHTDSVHVTNIELDINATSNILQTGQSALITSEVTATHQLPYSLTWATTDTAALKIAATDIATATIHALYPGNYSIVAMAQNSLGCIASDSLLITVNTTNSDTIRWVLPTAFSPNDDGINDRLTLIADADNAIFQEYKLKIYDRYGKNLFSGAALSGWDGKDKNKHINIGVYSFILYNEKNEVIRHGNISLIR is encoded by the coding sequence ATGACCTGTCAATACACATATAATATCAAGCTACCTAAAAAAGATTTTATCTTGTTAGCAATATGGCTTTTATCCGGATGGTGTTTTTATACCCATGCCGGATGTGGAAATACCGTAGCCTTATTGTGCAGCCAAACGCTTACCAACCAATCAACGCTAACCGAAACCAATGCTGCCAATAGTTTCGACTGTTACACAGATGGCTTTGGAAACCTTATTCCGTTGCCCGGAAAAGACCGTTTTTACGCAATCTCGGTTGAAACAGATGCAGCCATTTTGCGCATAGGCTTAACCAATGTTACCGATAACGACCCTTATTTGGTTGTATTTTTAGTGGGCGTGGTTTGCTCGAACAGTATTTGCGATGCCGTAATCGGCGACTGGGCTGCCTTTAATATTGCCAACGGTACTTTTACCGACACCAATTTGCCCGTTACCGATTTTAATGTGCCAACGGGCGGCGGCACCTACTATTTGGTAATTGACAGCGAAGGCGACGGCGTAACCCAATACGATATTTCAACCGACTGCTTTGCCTCGGGAATTGAATTTGATACTGACGGACTAACAGACAGCGGAACACCCTGCGCCGGTGCAACTGGCAACGGTTATACTACATTGTGGAACAACAACGATTTATATTGCCCTTCGCCAGGTCAAAGTGGCCAACTTTGCTACGATGTTTATATTGAAAATAGTGGATGGGAGTGGGTAAAATATTTTGATGTACAAGTGGGTAATTGCTGGCAAAACCTAAGCAGCTTTTATCCGGATGGTATAAATACCGGATTTTACAATACCGGCGACTGGGATGCTTATTTTGACGATGTAACCCAAACAATTCACTGGGAATATACACGTTTAGATAACCCCGCCCACGGAGATGGCAACGACGGCGACTACGATTGTTATAAATATACATTTTGTTTTACGGGCGATATTGACCTTGCGTGTACTAATCCGGAAGATTTAGATATTGTTATAACTATTACCGATGATGGTATTGGGCTTTCGGGCAGTACAAAAGCCTCAAGCATTCCAATTTATACTAATGTTGGCTTTTCGCCGCAAGTAAATATTAATCCACCCGAACCCAATTTACTACAAATTTGCCAAAACCAAACCTTCACTTTTAATGCCATTGCTGCCGGCGCAAGTGGTATTTATACCCTCTACGAATGGAAAGGCATTTTAACACCCAACCTTAGCAATACCAACAGTTTAACTACAACGCTAAACACAACTGGCTTACAACCCGGCACCTACCCGCTTTTACTTGAAGTTACCGACCAAACAGGCTGTGTTGGCAGCCACACTATTGATGTGGTCGTACACCCCTTGCCAACTGCGCCTCTTGTGCTGCCGATGACGCTTTGTTTTGGACAAGCCTTGCCAGACTTAAGTGCTACCGGCAGTGGAGCTGGTTACACATTAGTATGGTATGCCCAAAACCCAGATTTAAACCCTACCACCCTGCCAATAGGAACAGGTAACAATTTACCACCCTTACAATACAATGCTTGGGTAAACACCACTGTGCCCGGAATTTATACAATTTGGGTAAACCAAACCAATCCACAAAACTGTGCAAGTCTGGCAACAGCATTGCAAATTACCGTTCAGCCCCAAACAATGCCACCAATACCGGTACCCGTTTTTGTGTGCCAAAACAGCCCCTTGCCTAATTTAATAACTACAGGTATTGGCCAACCTATTTGGTATGCCACCAACCCCGATATTGACCCCTTAGCGCTGCCTATTGGGTTTGGAAACCCTTTGCAGGCATCTAATTACAGCAGCTATGTAAATACCGGTTTGCCAGGCAGTTACTCGTTATGGGCTACCCTTAGCGAAAACAATTGCCCAAGCATCGCCGCCGAGCTAATAATAAGTGTTTTAGCCCCGGCTGTAGCACCATTTACACAAAACCCTGCAGCAATTTGTGCCGGCCAATCTCTGCCAAATTTGAGCGCCACAGTCAATAACGGTGGTTCAATAACGTGGTACGCCACTAATCCAACGCTTGACCCTACAAGCCCCGTTATAGGCAATGGCAGCACCTTATTTAGTGCCGATTACGCTACCTTTGTTAACAACGGTAATGCGCCCGGAAATTATACCTTTTGGGTGGTCGAGATGGTAAACGGTTGCGCCAGCCAAGCCGCCGAAGTGGTTGTTAGCATTTTACCCACTCCGGCACTTACTGTTTTTCAACCGGCAACTATTTGCGCGGGTCAGGTGCTGCCCAGCCTAAGTGCAACAAGTATTGACAGTATCTATTGGTACAATCAAGACCCAGATTCAAATCCGGGTGCTATTTTATTGGGTTTGGGAAGTATCTTGCCAGGCACAAATTTATCCGGATTAATTGCCGACAATACTATCCCCGGTATTTACACGGTTTGGGTACAAGCAACAAATGGCTCGTGCAACAGCTTAGCGCAGTCAATAACCATAACTATTGAAGCTATCCCGTTGCTCGACCCTATTCCCGATTTAACCCTTTGTGCCCTAAGTACCGATTTAGCAAATATCGGCTTAACAGGGCAAAATTTAGGCTTGGCAAATGTTTCGTACCATTATGATAATAGCGGCCAGCCGGGGGCGCAGCTCACTGGCAGCATAGTTAATACAAGTGGCAGCTATTGGGTAGTGGTTTCGCTTGGAAATTGTACCGATGTGCAGTTGGTAAATATAATTTTAAATACCCCCGAAATTGCCAATTTTACCCTTCCGGTGGCCGCCGCCTGCACCACCGATCCTACTTTTTTGCCCATTTTTGACCCTCAAACGACTACAAGTGGAATTTTTTCAGCTACGCCATCCGGATTAGCTTTCGATAATTTATCCGGATTAATTGTCCCTGCAAACAGTGTATCCGGAAATTACACGCTAACTTATACTACATCTGGCACTTGTGTAGCTACATTTAGCCAAAACATATCAATACAAAATCAAATTATAGCAAATTTTACTTTGTCGGCAAACGACTACTGTTTAGGTAGTAATAATGCCCCCCCATTTGTAAATAGTATTGCTAACCCTGGTGGCAATTTTAGCATTTCGGGCAGCGCTACCATAGATAGTTTAGGACAAATAGATACTGCTTCGTTAATTGCACCAAATACCTACACCATTACTTATACAACAAACGGCAATTGCCCCGACACCGCCACCCAAACCCTGACTACATATATTGCCCCAAATGCCGGCCAAGCCCCTGCTACCCTACCCTTGTGTAACGGTAACAACGCCATACAAATACTTGCCGATTTGCTAATAAACGAAGACAGCAACGGCCTGTGGAGCGAAACATCTGCTACCCCATCGCAAAACAACGCTTTTAATGCTATTAATGGCAGTTTTAACGCTTTGGGGCAACTGCCCGGCATTTATACTTTTAATTATATGTTTACAGACCCCTTGGGCTTGTGCAATACTGCAAGTACAACGGCAACTATCGAGGTTTTTGCGCCCGATACGGCACAGCTATTAAACAACGTGCAGGTTTGTAATGCGCCTGTTGGCATAGGTTGCGAGTTGAATATTGCCGACCTAATTTCAAATGGCAACAGTAATGGAACTTGGACTGATATTGATAATAGCGGAGCGATATTTAATGCCGGAATTTGGAATTTTAACGGTGTTAGTCCCGGAAATTATACTTTTTCTTACACTTTGCCTAACGCTGCGCCATGCAGCGATATGGTATATTTTGTAGAAGTACTGGTAGAAAATTGTCTTTGCCCACCGTTGGCAATTAGCGCTGTGCCCGATATTTGCAATACCCAAACCCTTAATTTGAGCACCTACCAACTTACCCCTGAATTGGGAACTTGGACTATAATCAACGCACCTTTGGGCAATAATCCGCATTTTTTACCAGACGGCATAACCATTGATGCCAATAATGCCGATCCGGGAATGTATGAAATCAGTTTTACCCTCCAAAATCCTTTATCCGGATGCCCCGCCGACACCATCATTACAATTACAATTTTTGAGCAACCAACAGCCGATTTTTTGCTTCCAACTAGCCTTTGCCTCAATGCCCCGCCCATTGATTTAATTAGTAGTTTAACTGCTAATAGCACATCTGGCGGAAGTTTTACCATTAACGGCATATCCACCAACGCTTTAAATGCAAATAATTGGGGTACAGGTTCAATAAATGTTGAATACGTGGTGAGCAATGGTGTTTGTAGTGCAAATTTTAATCAAAATATAATTATTAACCCCCTACCCGACCCTGCCTGGCTGCCCACTAACCCAACTATATGTGCCGAGGCCGCCCCAATTGACCTAAACAGTTTGTTGCTGCCAAACGCAACGCCTGGCGGCACTTGGACAATCAATGGCAATTTAGCCACTCAATTTAATGCTGCTGCCCTTGGGCAAGGCAATTTTGACGTTACCTATACCGCACAAAGCAATAATTGTGATAGTAGCCAAACGCATATCCTTACTGTTTTACCACTTCCACCGGTTGGCATGGCTTTAAGCGATACCCTTGTTTGCACAAATCAACAAATAACAATCAACTACACCGAACCTGTATTGCCCGGCATGGACTTTGTTTGGACGATTGAAGGCGGAAATCCAAGCGAGTTAAACAGCCCAGGCCCCCATACAATTAGCTGGCCAACGGCTGGAACTTATTCGGTTACATTAGTTGCTGCCTTAAACGGCTGCGCTGCAAACCCAATTACCAATTTGGTAACTGTTATTGAACCCTTAGTTACGCCCGAGCCTTTTTGCTTGAGTAGCACCATTAACAGCATAACTTTTGGCTGGAACGAAGTAATTGGCAATACGGGTTATTTGATAAACTGGGCCGGAGGAAGCGAAATTTTGCCTCCAACAGAATTAAACTGGACAATAAATAATTTACAACCCAATGAATCTGCAACAATTACCATTATGGCCTTAGGCAATGCGCCATGTGGCAACAGTTTAACCTCGGCAGCTGTAAATTGTGTTACAAATGGTTGCCCACCTGTTAATTTGCAAACCAATTTAAACGAAACCGTACTTTGTGCCGATGCTGAACCCGTTGCTGTAATAGTTTATCCGGAAGGAGGAGATTTATTTGGTGCAGGTGTTATTGATGGTCAATTTTATCCGGAAATTGTAGGCGAAGGCCAATACATCTTACTATATAAATACACCGATATTAATTCGGCATGTAGCTACGATACCAGTTTTACTTTAACAGTTTTGCCATTACCAAACGCCAATTTTGGCACTAACGCTACATGGTTTTGCCTGGGCGATACCTTAAAAATTAACCCTAATGGCGTAAGCCCAAGTGATGCCCTATTGTATTGGGATTTAGACGGCTTGGCTCCAGATTTTTCCGGATGGAATATACCCGGAACAGTGTTAACCAAAACCGGCAATTTTGCACTCAATTTAACAGTTGAAAAAGACGGCTGTTTCGCTTTCCATACCGACTCGGTTCATGTAACTAATATTGAATTGGATATAAATGCTACAAGTAATATCCTACAAACAGGGCAATCGGCATTAATAACAAGCGAAGTAACAGCTACGCATCAACTGCCGTATAGTTTAACATGGGCTACAACCGATACCGCCGCCTTAAAAATTGCAGCAACTGATATTGCTACGGCAACCATACACGCTTTGTATCCGGGTAATTACAGCATTGTGGCAATGGCCCAAAACTCGTTAGGTTGTATTGCCTCCGACAGCCTTTTAATAACTGTGAACACCACAAACTCCGATACTATTAGATGGGTCCTGCCAACGGCCTTTTCGCCAAATGATGACGGCATAAACGATAGGCTAACCTTAATTGCAGATGCAGACAATGCCATTTTTCAAGAATACAAGTTAAAAATTTACGATCGTTATGGTAAAAACCTCTTTTCCGGTGCCGCTTTATCCGGATGGGACGGCAAAGACAAAAACAAGCACATTAATATTGGAGTATATTCGTTTATTTTATATAATGAAAAAAACGAAGTAATCAGGCACGGAAATATTAGTTTAATACGGTAA
- a CDS encoding PepSY domain-containing protein has protein sequence MADNSNKRNKQAKVLRNFRKIHRITGACLFVFFFFIAVTGILLGWKKHSGGYILSKSYQGTSTNLKDWLPIDSLHTIACQTLHGSVSKDLSLELDRIDIRKNKGMVKFVFSDHYWGVQLDGATGKLLHLERRRSDFIEKIHDGSILDHYAGTNSGQIKLIYTSVMGVALLIFTVTGFWLWYGPKRMRKKTTEN, from the coding sequence ATGGCAGATAACAGCAATAAAAGAAATAAACAAGCAAAAGTGTTAAGAAACTTCCGGAAAATTCACCGTATTACTGGTGCATGCCTGTTTGTATTTTTCTTTTTTATAGCGGTAACAGGTATTTTATTGGGTTGGAAAAAACACAGCGGTGGATATATCCTTTCTAAGTCATACCAAGGAACATCGACAAACCTGAAAGATTGGTTACCCATTGACAGTTTACATACAATTGCATGTCAAACGCTTCATGGCTCTGTTTCAAAAGATTTATCGCTTGAGCTTGATAGAATAGACATTCGCAAAAATAAAGGAATGGTTAAATTTGTTTTTAGCGACCATTATTGGGGAGTTCAACTTGATGGGGCTACCGGAAAACTGCTCCACCTTGAGCGAAGACGGTCAGACTTTATTGAAAAAATACATGACGGTTCAATACTTGACCATTATGCAGGAACAAATTCGGGGCAAATTAAACTAATTTATACCTCTGTTATGGGAGTTGCCCTGTTAATATTTACCGTAACCGGATTTTGGCTTTGGTATGGGCCCAAAAGAATGAGAAAAAAAACAACAGAGAACTAA
- the lpdA gene encoding dihydrolipoyl dehydrogenase, producing MSHFDLIVVGSGPGGYVAAIRAAQLKLKVAIIEREALGGICLNWGCIPTKALLKSAQVFEYLKHADEYGISVGNVQANFEKIIGRSRSVANGMSKGIQFLMGKNKITTIMGTAKLTAANKISVTDSEGKNTDYTANHIVLATGARSRSLPNLQQDGVKIIGYREAMSLPTQPQSMVVVGAGAIGLEFGYFYASLGTRVTIVEYLDRIAPNEDEEVSKELEKHYKKMGITVLTAHAVQGVDTKGNDCKVKITPNKGGDALEITCNVVLSAVGQTANIENIGLETLGIKTEKGLVVTDEFYRTNVAGVYAIGDITPGQALAHVASAEGIICVEKIAGHHPEPLDYNNIPACTYCSPEIASVGYTETKAKAAGYEVKVGKFPFTASGKAKAAGHSGGFVKLVFDAKYGELLGAHMIGYNVTEMIAEIVAARKLETTGHEIIKAVHPHPTMSEAVMEAAAAAYGEVIHL from the coding sequence ATGAGTCATTTCGATTTGATTGTTGTGGGCAGCGGCCCCGGCGGATATGTAGCAGCCATTAGAGCCGCTCAATTAAAATTAAAAGTAGCCATTATTGAACGCGAAGCCCTTGGCGGTATTTGCCTCAACTGGGGTTGCATTCCAACCAAAGCACTGTTAAAAAGCGCCCAAGTTTTTGAATACCTCAAACATGCCGACGAATACGGCATTTCGGTAGGCAACGTGCAAGCCAATTTTGAAAAAATTATAGGCCGCAGTCGCTCGGTAGCTAACGGCATGAGCAAGGGCATCCAGTTTTTGATGGGCAAAAATAAAATTACCACCATTATGGGTACTGCTAAACTTACAGCAGCCAATAAAATAAGTGTAACCGACAGCGAAGGAAAAAACACCGATTATACTGCTAACCATATTGTTTTGGCAACAGGCGCCCGCAGTCGCAGCTTACCCAACCTGCAACAAGACGGCGTAAAAATAATTGGCTACCGCGAAGCCATGAGCCTGCCTACCCAACCCCAGTCCATGGTTGTTGTTGGTGCGGGCGCTATTGGCCTCGAATTTGGCTATTTTTATGCCAGCCTTGGCACCAGAGTTACCATAGTCGAATATTTAGACCGCATAGCCCCCAACGAAGACGAAGAAGTATCAAAAGAATTAGAAAAACATTATAAAAAAATGGGTATAACAGTGCTTACCGCCCACGCCGTACAAGGCGTTGATACCAAAGGTAACGACTGTAAAGTAAAAATAACCCCCAACAAAGGCGGCGACGCCCTCGAAATTACCTGCAATGTAGTGCTATCGGCTGTGGGGCAAACTGCTAATATCGAAAACATTGGCTTAGAAACCTTAGGCATTAAAACCGAAAAAGGCTTGGTTGTTACAGACGAGTTTTACCGCACCAATGTAGCCGGTGTTTATGCCATTGGCGATATTACGCCCGGACAAGCCCTTGCACACGTTGCCAGCGCCGAAGGTATTATTTGCGTTGAAAAAATTGCCGGCCACCACCCCGAACCATTAGACTACAACAATATTCCAGCCTGTACCTATTGCTCGCCCGAAATAGCCTCGGTTGGCTATACCGAAACCAAAGCAAAAGCCGCCGGTTACGAAGTAAAAGTCGGCAAATTCCCATTTACTGCATCGGGCAAAGCAAAAGCCGCCGGACATAGTGGTGGATTTGTAAAATTAGTGTTCGATGCCAAATACGGCGAACTGTTAGGCGCACACATGATAGGCTACAATGTAACTGAAATGATTGCCGAAATTGTTGCCGCCCGGAAATTAGAAACCACCGGCCACGAAATAATTAAAGCCGTACACCCACACCCCACCATGAGCGAAGCCGTTATGGAAGCCGCCGCCGCCGCTTATGGCGAAGTCATACATTTGTAA
- the folE gene encoding GTP cyclohydrolase I FolE translates to MKNTLKKISESDLYPDKAYYDLLGDSHVLHNINTPIRPDAFTLTDDEKIAQIELHFKAIMEILGLDLNDDSLCGTPYRVAKMYVKEFFQGLHPENKPSVTLFENTYNYKEILIERNISFHSNCEHHFVPITGKAHVAYIPKDKIIGLSKINRLVQYYARRPQVQERLTLQIANEMLQTLQTPDVAVLLVADHACVASRGVGDQQSSTVTAKYFGKFEQADFRNEFLRMIKIE, encoded by the coding sequence TTGAAAAATACATTAAAAAAAATAAGTGAATCGGATTTGTACCCCGACAAAGCGTACTACGACTTGTTGGGCGACAGCCATGTTTTGCACAATATCAATACGCCAATACGGCCCGATGCGTTTACCTTAACCGATGATGAAAAAATTGCCCAAATTGAACTACATTTTAAGGCAATAATGGAGATTTTGGGTCTCGATTTAAATGACGACAGCCTTTGTGGAACTCCATACCGGGTTGCAAAAATGTATGTAAAAGAATTTTTTCAGGGCTTACATCCCGAAAACAAACCCTCGGTAACTTTGTTTGAAAATACCTACAATTACAAAGAAATACTAATTGAACGCAATATTAGTTTCCATTCTAACTGCGAACATCATTTTGTGCCAATAACCGGAAAAGCCCACGTAGCCTATATTCCAAAAGATAAAATAATTGGTTTAAGTAAAATTAACCGTTTAGTTCAATATTATGCCCGCCGCCCACAAGTGCAAGAACGGCTAACCCTGCAAATTGCCAATGAAATGCTTCAAACCCTACAAACCCCCGATGTGGCGGTTTTACTTGTTGCCGACCATGCCTGCGTAGCCTCGCGCGGAGTTGGCGACCAGCAATCGAGTACTGTTACGGCAAAATACTTTGGCAAATTTGAACAGGCCGATTTTAGAAATGAATTTCTGCGCATGATTAAGATAGAATAA
- a CDS encoding saccharopine dehydrogenase NADP-binding domain-containing protein, which produces MKQILILGAGKSATALIRYLLEKAPVYGWQINVGDKNIALAEAKIANHPNGKAIYFDVADENIRKNALQNADIVASLLPASLHYLVAQDCAKLGKNMITASYLSAAERALAPTFEANNAFLLAEMGLDPGIDHLSLLQTLAKLRSEGAKIQSINSWCGALIAPESDNNPWHYKFTWAPMNVVLAGQGGMAQYLANGKPQYLPYHRLFAQPQPIEVPNAGSFEGYPNRDSLSYINAYQIYEIPNFLRGTLRRQGYCKAWNCLVYLGMTDNTTSLPDTPNLTLAEFTSGFLPANIRKNSNSLKEATANYLGLPISDPIIDQIAWLGLFDNTPIGLPTATPAQVLEKILGEKWCFEPHDNDQIVMLHEFSGLTASGKNFTLKAALIQTGIYH; this is translated from the coding sequence ATGAAACAAATTTTAATACTCGGCGCCGGAAAGTCGGCCACAGCACTTATTCGCTATTTGTTAGAAAAAGCTCCTGTTTATGGGTGGCAAATTAATGTTGGCGATAAAAATATTGCCTTAGCCGAAGCTAAAATTGCAAACCACCCCAACGGAAAAGCTATTTATTTTGATGTTGCCGATGAAAATATCCGGAAAAATGCCCTACAAAACGCCGATATAGTTGCCTCTTTATTGCCCGCAAGTCTGCATTATTTAGTGGCTCAAGATTGTGCCAAATTAGGCAAAAACATGATTACCGCCTCGTATTTATCGGCAGCCGAGCGCGCTTTAGCACCTACTTTTGAAGCCAATAATGCCTTTTTGTTGGCCGAAATGGGCTTAGATCCCGGAATTGACCACCTAAGTTTGTTGCAAACTTTAGCCAAATTGCGTTCCGAAGGTGCTAAAATTCAAAGTATTAACTCGTGGTGCGGCGCACTAATTGCCCCCGAAAGTGATAATAACCCCTGGCATTACAAATTTACATGGGCACCCATGAACGTAGTTCTGGCCGGCCAAGGGGGTATGGCGCAATATTTAGCTAACGGCAAGCCTCAATATTTGCCCTACCACCGGTTGTTTGCCCAGCCACAACCTATTGAAGTGCCTAACGCCGGCAGTTTTGAAGGCTACCCTAACCGCGACTCACTAAGTTATATAAACGCCTACCAAATTTATGAGATACCCAATTTTTTGCGCGGAACGCTTCGGCGGCAAGGCTATTGCAAGGCTTGGAACTGCCTTGTATATTTAGGAATGACAGATAATACAACCTCTCTTCCGGATACCCCAAACCTTACCCTCGCCGAGTTTACATCCGGATTTTTACCCGCCAATATCCGCAAAAACTCCAATAGCTTAAAAGAAGCTACTGCCAACTACTTGGGTTTGCCCATCTCTGACCCAATTATTGACCAAATTGCCTGGTTAGGCCTGTTTGACAACACCCCTATTGGACTGCCAACAGCTACCCCAGCACAAGTATTAGAAAAAATATTAGGCGAAAAATGGTGTTTTGAGCCCCACGATAACGACCAAATTGTGATGCTTCACGAGTTTAGCGGCTTAACTGCATCCGGAAAAAACTTTACCTTAAAAGCCGCCTTAATACAAACCGGTATTTACCACTAG
- a CDS encoding site-specific DNA-methyltransferase, whose protein sequence is MAQTPNHKLNNTYFCHKNTLLFRADILDNQLFDQQFIDLIVTSPPYNVGINYNSNNDGLTYEQYLDFSEQWMKNCYSWSKTQARFCLNIPLDKNKGGHRAVGADLTKIAQNVGWKYKSTIVWNEGNISRRTAWGSWKSASAPVVIAPVELIVVLYKDEWKKTNGSKISDITSDEFKNWTQGVWVFKGESKKRIGHPAPFPKELPYRCIKLFSYQNDLIFDPFAGSGTTLLVAQNLDRKSIGTELDPNYFELAKNRILKVADL, encoded by the coding sequence ATGGCTCAAACGCCAAACCATAAACTTAACAATACCTATTTTTGTCATAAAAATACTTTACTCTTTCGTGCCGATATACTCGACAACCAGCTATTTGACCAGCAATTTATTGACCTCATTGTAACTTCGCCACCTTATAATGTTGGAATAAACTATAATTCAAATAATGACGGATTAACTTACGAGCAATATCTTGACTTTTCAGAGCAATGGATGAAAAATTGTTATAGTTGGAGCAAAACACAGGCAAGGTTTTGTTTAAATATTCCGTTAGACAAAAACAAAGGAGGACATAGGGCTGTTGGTGCCGACTTGACAAAAATTGCGCAAAACGTTGGATGGAAATATAAATCAACAATCGTGTGGAACGAAGGGAATATTTCAAGAAGAACAGCTTGGGGCTCTTGGAAATCGGCTTCGGCACCCGTTGTAATTGCACCGGTTGAGCTTATTGTAGTGCTATACAAAGACGAATGGAAAAAAACAAACGGAAGCAAAATATCAGATATTACAAGCGATGAATTTAAAAATTGGACACAAGGCGTTTGGGTTTTTAAAGGCGAAAGTAAAAAACGAATTGGGCACCCAGCACCCTTTCCAAAGGAACTGCCTTACAGATGCATAAAATTATTCAGCTATCAAAACGATTTGATTTTTGACCCGTTTGCAGGTAGTGGAACCACTTTGCTGGTCGCTCAAAATCTTGACAGAAAATCAATAGGAACTGAATTAGACCCCAACTATTTTGAACTGGCAAAAAACAGAATTTTAAAAGTAGCCGACCTATAA